A genomic segment from Nicotiana tabacum cultivar K326 chromosome 7, ASM71507v2, whole genome shotgun sequence encodes:
- the LOC107769759 gene encoding uncharacterized protein LOC107769759 has product MGRKSCARRWWRFGQYHFSKEVAAESVASAMSGPSFSLFSDFQSPLSRNPSNSHVENTTENVELEGGKGKNINVASVDETPYLSLPDTNFEPVIGDVPVTDKGKGKVVEDSELGRSRCESVPETETQPVDVDCSDDSQLKKRKIGVAPKKIKLMFCLSFTLDDFVRDLVFRPVDSGGEKQVWKEWDRIRVMHHLLMREVHHEVKNEMRFVVNDSRLRFGLGEFALVTGLKCKGDTSIESIAENRLISKYFGTASVTFAQLADCFKKKKWETDDDALKIAVLYFVNNFLFSQLKTKAISRFYIDVVESGDFNNYPWGIDVYKATIDSCSNKFQDKPSFYRLGGFPLALQTWLYECCPSLDGHFVDHLGNNKLPRILKWAVMGQIPNERVALQMCSLQRKQLKNITPTDDEKKQFDVHVLSFEIEVECIDSQPDSFQVFGTQLPKTQSMPESTGGDSQPTNAEAMKELQALKLFVENKFEEVLATIGRQSVKPEGNSTHKQQDDDLRSAPFVNEHDFGLDSNFELFASAIDQITAITQQATYKQSYHDVKKSGPAPLPSGIPVQTRADVVIESNTAPQACRVDGVGQVDVRGSNVNLPSPPCRHGGDLHLDSDFEYTDSQLDLIAAITQGGRCNVNQSGNDLTTRAVNKSKPDQSVSRNTVQIQTDVETTPAVLTQKRRPAAVKQTLYRNDWQSGVSAVGGSSKVIKGRFPFVNDISETVDFKLTTAFSNFVEANMQLGEEVYLPSDQKLEPCFDFEVEQIDDKTFFHTLNYSGRPLSSSHLNIIFYYLRKKAKYGINMPIKVTTTDTLFNNIIQRVFTEFVKGGKQDHLIDRSDDIMDRKHKKAIQKVAKAYAVLIPLFLVSIKFYNQRSDIVVENGLHMGKKLTDPFDIELITILPTHQNSDCGVYVACFAKYIIEDLPIPVANFDVDGLRARFGILLWHYGRNKQLHGESSESEAPVAPKKTRGKKRKK; this is encoded by the exons ATGGGTCGGAAGAGTTGTGCGCGTAGATGGTGGCGCTTTGGacaatatcatttttcaaaagaAGTAGCTGCTGAATCCGTTGCCTCAGCCATGTCTGGGCctagtttttccttattttctgattttcagTCTCCACTTAGTCGTAACCCTAGCAATAGTCATGTTGAAAATACAACTGAAAATGTAGAATTAGAGGGTGGAAAAGGCAAAAATATTAATGTCGCGTCAGTCGATGAAACTCCCTACCTGTCATTACCCGACACAAATTTTGAACCAGTCATAGGAGATGTTCCTGTGACTGATaagggaaaaggtaaagttgttgAGGATTCTGAGTTAGGGAGAAGCCGATGTGAATCCGTGCCTGAAACAGAGACTCAACCGGTAGATGTTGATTGTAGCGATGATTCTCAgttaaagaagagaaaaattggTGTCGCACCCAAGAAG ATTAAATTAATGTTCTGCTTGAG CTTTACATTAGATGATTTTGTACGTGATCTAGTGTTTAGGCCAGTTGATAGTGGTGGGGAGAAGCAAGTATGGAAGGAATGGGACCGT ATTCGTGTTATGCACCATTTGCTTATGAGAGAAGTACATCATGAGGTTAAAAATGAGATGCGGTTTGTAGTGAATGATTCTAGGTTGCGGTTTGGCTTGGGTGAATTTGCACTTGTTACTGGGTTGAAATGTAAGGGTGATACAAGTATAGAGAGCATAGCAGAGAATaggttgatttcaaaatattttgggacTGCATCCGTGACATTTGCCCAACTAGCAGACTGttttaagaagaagaaatgggaaaCGGATGATGATGCGTTGAAGATAGCAGTTCTGTATTTTGTCAACAACTTCTtattttctcaactcaaaacaaaGGCTATTTCACGGTTTTACATTGACGTGGTTGAGTCTGGTGATTTTAATAATTATCCCTGGGGTATAGATGTTTATAAAGCTACAATTGACTCGTGTTCCAACAAGTTTCAAGATAAGCCTTCTTTTTATAGACTTGGTGGCTTCCCGTTGGCTTTACAGACTTGGTTGTATGAATGCTGCCCAAGTTTGGATGgtcactttgttgatcatcttggaaaTAACAAACTTCCACGAATTTTGAAATGGGCAGTCATGGGTCAAATCCCGAATGAGCGAGTTGCTTTGCAAATGTGTAGCTTGCAACGCAAGCAG CTAAAGAACATCACCCCAACTGATGATGAGAAGAAACAATTTGATGTGCATGTTCTAAGCTTTGAAATTGAAGTTGAGTGCATTGACAGCCAACCCGATAGCTTTCAGGTTTTTGGCACTCAATTACCAAAGACACAAAGTATGCCTGAAAGTACTGGAGGTGATTCCCAACCTACCAATGCTGAGGCAATGAAAGAGTTACaagctttgaagctttttgtAGAGAATAAGTTTGAGGAGGTGCTTGCAACTATTGGTAGGCAGTCAGTGAAACCAGAGGGAAATTCAACG CACAAGCAACAGGATGATGATTTGCGTTCTG CCCCCTTCGTAAATGAGCATGATTTTGGTTTGGATTCTAACTTTGAACTATTTGCATCTGCAATTGATCAAATCACCGCTATTACACAACAAGCAACATATAAGCAGTCATATCATGATGTTAAAAAGTCGGGTCCTGCTCCGCTGCCATCAGGAATTCCTGTACAGACACGAGCAGATGTTGTTATTGAGTCTAATACTGCTCCACAGG CATGTCGGGTTGATGGTGTTGGTCAAGTGGATGTTCGTGGAAGTAATGTGAATTTGCCTTCTC CTCCATGTCGACACGGGGGTGATCTTCACttggattctgattttgaatataCTGATTCTCAACTTGATCTAATTGCTGCCATTACACAAGGAGGGAGATGTAATGTAAATCAATCTGGAAATGATCTGACAACTCGTGCTGTAAATAAGTCTAAACCTGATCAGTCGGTATCAAGAAATACTGTTCAGATACAAACAGATGTTGAAACTACTCCTGCAGTTTTAACACAGAAAAGGCGCCCCGCAGCTGTAAAACAGACACTGTATAGGAATGACTGGCAATCTGGTGTTAGTGCAGTTGGGGGATCCTCAAAGGTTATCAAAGGAAGATTTCCATTTGTAAATGACATTTCAGAGACGGTTGATTTTAAGCTTACTACTGCATTCTCAAACTTTGTTGAAGCAAATATGCAATTGGGAGA GGAAGTGTATTTACCTAGTGATCAAAAGCTAGAGCCTTGTTTTGACTTTGAAGTTGAACAGATTGATGATAAGACGTTTTTCCATACCTTAAACTATTCTGGCAGGCCGCTCTCTAGTTCG CACTTGAATATTATATTCTACTATCTTAGGAAGAAGGCGAAATATGGAATTAATATGCCAATCAAAGTCACAACTACAGATACTCTTTTTAATAATATCATTCAAAGGGTTTTCACAGAATTTGTAAAAGGTGGGAAACAAGATCATTTGATTGATAGATCAGACGATATCATGGA TCGAAAGCACAAAAAAGCTATTCAGAAAGTGGCAAAGGCTTATGCTGTGTTGATCCCCCTATTTCTAGTTAGTATTAAATTCTATAACCAAAGAAGTGACATTGTAGTAGAAAATGGTCTGCACATGGGAAAGAAGTTGACTGATCCTTTTGATATTGAACTGATTACAATTCTGCCAACACATCAAAATTC AGATTGTGGAGTATATGTTGCTTGCTTTGCAAAGTATATTATTGAAGATCTTCCAATCCCTGTTGCTAATTTTGATGTGGATGGTCTTCGAGCTAGGTTTGGTATACTGTTGTGGCACTATGGGAGGAACAAGCAGTTGCATGGCGAATCAAGTGAATCTGAGGCTCCAGTAGCACCTAAAAAGACTCGTGGAAAGAAACGCAAGAAGTAG